From a region of the Streptacidiphilus albus JL83 genome:
- a CDS encoding MFS transporter, whose product MRLWGMAHAVDDLYQGLIPASVPYFVLDRHYGYVAASGLTLAATIGSSVPQPFIGLAVDRMRLGRLPAIGIALAGTGLGLSGLLGSYAAVWCAILLSGLGIAMFHPSAGKAAREAAGDSASAMSIFAAGGSVGFFLAPVLATPALIAWGVGATALFLPPALLTAFVLLRHRRRGGDLGATAVLRTGRDRWRPFAALTGVAVVRSTAFFGISTFIELYWLHQLHASRALAGVALTCFLAGGVVGTLLGGRIADRFGMVRTVQSGAALLLPMLIGLRLTSGSLLPLVFAALTGIALNIPFAVLVKLGQDYLPTRPGTAAGVTLGLGVSIGGLTAPAFGLIADANGPQGVLDALCLVPPIAVLLGLLLPEPGGIPAVA is encoded by the coding sequence CTACCAGGGACTGATCCCGGCCAGCGTCCCCTACTTCGTGCTGGACCGGCACTACGGCTACGTCGCGGCCTCCGGGCTCACCCTGGCCGCGACCATCGGCAGTTCCGTGCCGCAGCCGTTCATCGGTCTGGCCGTGGACCGGATGCGGCTGGGCCGGCTGCCCGCCATCGGCATCGCCCTGGCCGGGACCGGCCTCGGGCTGTCCGGGCTGCTCGGCTCCTACGCCGCGGTCTGGTGCGCGATCCTGCTCTCCGGCCTCGGTATCGCCATGTTCCACCCCTCGGCCGGCAAGGCCGCCAGGGAGGCGGCCGGGGACAGCGCGAGTGCGATGAGCATCTTCGCGGCCGGCGGCAGCGTCGGCTTCTTCCTCGCCCCGGTGCTGGCGACGCCCGCGCTGATCGCCTGGGGCGTCGGCGCGACCGCGCTGTTCCTCCCGCCCGCGCTGCTGACCGCGTTCGTACTGCTGCGCCACCGCCGCCGCGGCGGCGACCTCGGCGCAACCGCCGTGCTGCGCACCGGCCGTGACCGCTGGCGTCCGTTCGCGGCGCTGACCGGGGTGGCGGTGGTCCGGTCGACCGCGTTCTTCGGCATCAGCACCTTCATCGAGCTCTACTGGCTGCACCAGCTGCACGCCTCGCGCGCCCTGGCCGGGGTGGCGCTGACCTGCTTCCTGGCCGGCGGGGTCGTCGGCACGCTGCTCGGCGGCCGGATCGCCGACCGCTTCGGGATGGTGCGCACCGTGCAGTCCGGCGCGGCCCTGCTGCTGCCGATGCTGATCGGGCTGCGGCTGACCTCCGGCAGCCTCCTCCCGCTGGTGTTCGCGGCGCTCACCGGGATCGCGCTGAACATCCCGTTCGCGGTGCTGGTGAAGCTCGGCCAGGACTACCTGCCGACCCGCCCGGGCACGGCGGCCGGGGTCACCCTGGGCCTCGGCGTCAGCATCGGCGGCCTGACCGCCCCGGCCTTCGGCCTGATCGCCGACGCCAACGGCCCGCAGGGCGTCCTGGACGCCCTCTGCCTGGTCCCCCCGATCGCCGTCCTGCTCGGCCTGCTCCTGCCGGAACCGGGCGGAATACCTGCGGTAGCATGA
- a CDS encoding DNA-binding protein, with protein sequence MPGTLLLDSEGLSKLYRKDRGVIAYIEAARIRGVRTGCTVMTLLEADDPRIHRARISFALSLIDVHDVNRELADAAAAMLRTHGLRGHKYAIDAVLAALARSGPGPVTVLTSDPEDLTLLCGPAVRVVKV encoded by the coding sequence ATGCCGGGCACACTGCTTCTGGACAGCGAAGGACTCTCCAAGCTCTACCGCAAGGACCGCGGGGTCATCGCGTACATCGAAGCCGCGAGAATCCGGGGCGTCCGGACCGGATGCACCGTCATGACCCTCCTGGAGGCGGACGACCCCCGGATCCACCGGGCCCGGATCTCGTTCGCGCTCTCCCTGATCGATGTCCACGACGTCAACCGGGAACTGGCCGACGCCGCTGCCGCCATGCTGCGCACTCATGGCCTGCGCGGCCACAAGTACGCCATCGACGCGGTGCTGGCAGCCCTTGCCCGGTCCGGTCCCGGGCCGGTCACGGTACTGACCTCGGACCCGGAGGACCTCACCCTGCTCTGCGGGCCCGCCGTCCGGGTCGTCAAGGTCTGA
- a CDS encoding DeoR/GlpR family DNA-binding transcription regulator, translating into MNRHERLTMLLELLTERESIAVEDAAERLGVSTATVRRDMDHLAQQQLLVRTHGGAVAGNVSYDLPLRYKTARHAEEKQRIGLAAAKLVRSGMVVGLNGGTTTTEAARAIAVRGDAGTQGEGRNEGWTATVVTNALNIASELTVRPHMRVVVTGGVAREKSYELIGPLASRILDELTLDVMFLGVDALHHTLGATAHHEVEASINRLMASRAQQVVVLADSSKLEKSAFARICHVREIHTIITGAGAPEEIVKQFEEQGVTVIRA; encoded by the coding sequence GTGAATCGCCACGAGCGCCTCACCATGTTGCTGGAGCTGCTCACCGAGCGCGAGAGCATCGCGGTGGAGGATGCCGCCGAGCGGCTGGGTGTGTCGACCGCGACCGTCCGACGCGACATGGACCACCTGGCCCAGCAGCAGTTGCTGGTGCGCACGCACGGGGGAGCGGTCGCCGGCAACGTCAGCTACGACCTGCCGCTGCGCTACAAGACCGCGCGGCACGCCGAGGAGAAGCAGCGGATCGGCCTGGCCGCGGCGAAGCTGGTGCGCTCGGGCATGGTGGTCGGCCTGAACGGCGGCACCACCACCACCGAGGCGGCCCGGGCCATCGCGGTCCGCGGCGACGCCGGCACCCAGGGCGAGGGCCGGAACGAGGGCTGGACCGCGACCGTCGTCACCAACGCGCTGAACATCGCCTCCGAACTGACGGTGCGTCCGCACATGCGGGTGGTGGTCACCGGCGGCGTCGCCCGGGAGAAGTCCTACGAGCTGATCGGCCCGCTGGCCAGCCGGATCCTGGACGAACTCACCCTGGACGTCATGTTCCTGGGCGTCGACGCGCTGCACCACACCCTGGGCGCCACCGCCCACCACGAGGTAGAGGCCAGCATCAACCGGCTGATGGCCAGCCGCGCCCAGCAGGTGGTCGTCCTGGCCGACAGCTCCAAGCTGGAGAAGAGCGCCTTCGCCCGGATCTGCCACGTCCGCGAGATCCACACCATCATCACCGGCGCCGGCGCCCCCGAGGAGATCGTCAAGCAGTTCGAGGAGCAGGGCGTCACCGTCATCCGCGCCTGA